One window from the genome of Paracoccus marcusii encodes:
- a CDS encoding YcjX family protein — translation MGIRSDVMEGLGLSDPVIRIGVTGLSRAGKTVFITSLVANLLERGRMSSLRAAADGRLKAVWLQPQPDDTIPRFDFERHLAALTGPDPHWPDGTRHVSQLRLSLRLQGSGMFGGLRGARNLHVDIVDYPGEWLLDLRLMERDFAQWSTEVLDRIAGRPGADRFLTALQALPRDDGFTEPQAQQLADIYTAHLNAARDAGWSDCTPGRFLIPGELAGSPALTFAPLPPDLQATRLGREFRRRFDAYKSRVIRPFFRDHFARIDRQVVLVDILGAIHQGPQAVEDMRRAMADILSAFRPGRAGWLGQLLGTRRVERILFAATKADHLHHTQHNRLTAILSAMLREARDRADFQGARTEAMAIAALRATTEDMIAQPDGDLPAVRGRLLDGRQAAFFPGELPTDPAVLLHPARQGAQAWLDADYAIMNFAPAPLTTRPGDGPPHIRLDRAAEFLIGDRL, via the coding sequence ATGGGTATCCGCAGCGACGTGATGGAGGGACTGGGCCTGTCCGATCCGGTGATCCGCATCGGCGTGACGGGCCTGTCGCGGGCCGGCAAGACGGTGTTCATCACCTCGCTGGTGGCGAACCTTCTGGAACGCGGGCGCATGTCGTCGCTGCGCGCCGCCGCCGACGGGCGGCTCAAGGCGGTGTGGTTGCAGCCCCAGCCCGACGACACCATCCCCCGCTTCGACTTCGAACGCCACCTGGCCGCGCTGACCGGCCCCGATCCGCACTGGCCCGACGGCACGCGTCACGTCAGCCAGCTGCGCCTGTCGCTGCGCCTGCAGGGCAGCGGCATGTTCGGGGGGCTGCGCGGCGCGCGCAACCTGCATGTGGACATCGTCGATTATCCCGGCGAATGGCTGCTGGACCTGCGCCTGATGGAACGCGACTTTGCGCAATGGTCGACCGAGGTGCTGGACCGCATCGCGGGCCGCCCCGGCGCCGACCGGTTCCTGACCGCGCTGCAGGCGCTGCCCCGCGATGACGGCTTCACCGAACCGCAGGCCCAGCAGCTGGCCGACATCTATACCGCGCATCTGAACGCGGCGCGCGACGCGGGCTGGTCGGACTGCACGCCCGGCCGGTTCCTGATCCCCGGAGAGCTGGCGGGTTCGCCCGCCCTGACCTTTGCGCCCCTGCCGCCCGACCTGCAGGCCACGCGGCTTGGCCGAGAATTCCGCCGCCGGTTCGATGCCTACAAGTCGCGGGTGATCCGGCCCTTCTTTCGCGACCACTTTGCCCGCATCGACCGCCAGGTGGTGCTGGTCGACATCCTGGGCGCGATCCATCAGGGCCCCCAGGCGGTCGAGGACATGCGCCGCGCCATGGCCGACATCCTGTCGGCCTTCCGCCCCGGCCGCGCAGGCTGGCTGGGCCAGCTTCTGGGCACGCGGCGGGTTGAACGCATCCTGTTCGCCGCAACCAAGGCCGACCACCTGCACCACACCCAGCACAACCGCCTGACCGCGATCCTGTCCGCCATGCTGCGCGAGGCTCGCGACCGCGCCGATTTCCAGGGCGCCCGGACTGAGGCGATGGCCATCGCCGCCCTGCGCGCCACGACCGAGGACATGATCGCCCAACCCGACGGCGACCTGCCCGCCGTGCGCGGACGCCTGCTGGACGGGCGGCAGGCCGCGTTCTTTCCGGGTGAACTGCCCACCGACCCCGCGGTGCTGCTGCATCCCGCACGGCAGGGCGCGCAGGCATGGCTGGATGCCGATTACGCGATCATGAACTTTGCCCCCGCCCCCCTGACCACGCGTCCGGGCGACGGCCCGCCCCACATCCGGCTGGACCGCGCGGCCGAGTTCCTGATCGGAGACCGCCTGTGA
- a CDS encoding YcjF family protein, protein MTDAPKRPRGPVLMPLDDDTGTRPRPPRTETRADDAPSPADAPAIDISDAPLPQPRTMQMVARLVGRPPSRLTRLFINAGAALFTFLLGVMALDFIDGLMTRYPLLGWIAVTLFAVFTIAALGMALREWRAWRRMARIDALQRQAGAALAAESLDQAKAVADGLVALYAKRPEMEWQRQRLADRRAETFDAQALLTLAETELLAGLDQQARREIEAAARTVAATTALVPLALADVAAALAANLRMIRRMAEIYGGRAGAVGGWRLARTVMTHLIATGAVAAGDDLIHTMAGGGILAKLSRRFGEGLVNGALTARVGIAAMEVCRPLPFLSQPRPKVGNLVSRALTGLFSNDDAR, encoded by the coding sequence GTGACAGACGCCCCCAAACGCCCGCGCGGCCCGGTCCTGATGCCTCTGGACGACGATACCGGCACCCGGCCGCGGCCGCCCCGCACGGAAACCCGCGCGGACGACGCCCCAAGCCCCGCCGATGCCCCTGCCATCGACATCAGTGACGCCCCGCTGCCCCAGCCGCGCACCATGCAGATGGTGGCCCGCCTGGTCGGGCGCCCGCCGTCGCGGCTGACGCGGCTGTTCATCAATGCCGGGGCGGCGCTGTTCACCTTCCTTCTGGGCGTGATGGCGCTGGATTTCATCGACGGGCTGATGACCCGCTATCCGCTGCTGGGTTGGATCGCCGTCACGCTGTTCGCGGTCTTCACCATCGCGGCCCTGGGGATGGCGCTGCGGGAATGGCGAGCCTGGCGGCGGATGGCCAGGATCGACGCCCTGCAGCGGCAGGCCGGCGCCGCCCTGGCCGCCGAAAGCCTGGATCAGGCCAAGGCGGTTGCCGACGGCCTGGTCGCCCTCTATGCCAAGCGCCCCGAGATGGAGTGGCAGCGTCAGCGCCTGGCCGACCGCCGGGCCGAGACCTTTGACGCGCAGGCCCTGCTGACCCTGGCCGAGACGGAGCTGCTGGCCGGGCTGGACCAACAGGCGCGCCGCGAGATCGAGGCCGCCGCCCGGACGGTCGCCGCGACGACCGCGCTGGTCCCGCTGGCCCTGGCCGACGTGGCGGCCGCCCTGGCCGCGAACCTGCGCATGATCCGCCGCATGGCCGAGATCTATGGCGGGCGCGCCGGTGCCGTCGGCGGCTGGCGCCTGGCGCGGACGGTGATGACGCATCTGATCGCCACGGGCGCGGTGGCGGCCGGGGACGACCTGATCCACACGATGGCGGGGGGCGGCATCTTGGCCAAACTGTCGCGCCGTTTCGGCGAAGGTTTGGTGAACGGCGCGCTGACCGCCCGCGTGGGCATCGCCGCGATGGAGGTCTGCCGTCCGCTGCCGTTCCTGTCCCAGCCCCGGCCCAAGGTCGGAAACCTGGTCAGCCGCGCGCTGACCGGCCTGTTTTCGAACGATGACGCCCGCTAG
- a CDS encoding MORN repeat-containing protein gives MKAAIGTALALAIWAGPAAAQVITKQYDDGGVYEGTFRNGLQHGQGSYVLPNGYRYEGDWVEGQIMGQGRAAFPNGSVYEGQFAGGKPHGQGKITYADGGTYEGAWAEGEITGQGVARYANGSVYEGQFVSGLHQGQGVLTQANGYRYEGDWNAGVKEGQGKITYPDGATYEGAMLAGQRAGQGKLVMSDGLTYEGVWAAGQMSGSGVLVQPTGDRYEGQMQGGRRQGKGVATYANGDVYDGDFADDRRHGQGTFTGADGYVYVGEWSEGRMEGRGQITYPDGSVYLGQMRADRPDGTGKITYADGSTYEGQWSEGVIEGEGKASYANGMVYEGGFRNARNDGQGRMSYPDGYVYSGAWKDGQRHGEGQATYPDGTVYTGSFVDGLREGQGRLTTPDGFIYEGGWKAGEIDGTGVATYGNGDRYEGTFAAGKRQGQGVMRYATGQIASGEWQDNRLIEADQGSTDMAPTEDAPDLPAEAP, from the coding sequence ATGAAAGCGGCAATCGGAACGGCCTTGGCATTGGCGATCTGGGCAGGCCCTGCGGCCGCCCAGGTCATCACCAAGCAGTACGACGATGGCGGCGTCTACGAAGGCACCTTCCGCAACGGGCTGCAGCACGGCCAGGGCAGCTATGTCCTGCCCAACGGCTATCGCTACGAGGGGGACTGGGTCGAGGGCCAGATCATGGGCCAGGGCCGCGCCGCGTTTCCCAACGGGTCCGTCTATGAGGGCCAGTTCGCGGGCGGCAAGCCGCATGGCCAGGGCAAGATCACCTATGCCGACGGCGGCACCTACGAAGGCGCCTGGGCCGAGGGAGAGATCACCGGGCAGGGCGTCGCCCGCTATGCCAACGGGTCCGTCTACGAGGGCCAGTTCGTCAGCGGCCTGCATCAGGGGCAGGGCGTGCTGACCCAGGCCAACGGCTATCGCTACGAGGGCGACTGGAACGCCGGCGTCAAGGAGGGGCAGGGCAAGATCACCTATCCCGACGGCGCCACCTATGAGGGCGCGATGCTGGCCGGCCAGCGCGCGGGCCAGGGCAAGCTCGTGATGTCGGACGGGCTGACCTACGAGGGGGTCTGGGCAGCGGGCCAGATGTCCGGGTCGGGCGTTCTGGTCCAGCCGACGGGCGACCGGTACGAGGGCCAGATGCAGGGCGGGCGTCGGCAGGGCAAGGGAGTCGCGACCTATGCCAACGGCGACGTCTATGACGGCGATTTTGCCGATGACCGCCGCCACGGCCAGGGCACGTTCACCGGTGCGGACGGCTACGTCTATGTCGGCGAATGGTCCGAAGGCCGCATGGAGGGCCGCGGCCAGATCACCTATCCCGACGGGTCCGTCTATCTGGGCCAGATGCGCGCCGACCGGCCCGACGGCACCGGCAAGATCACCTATGCCGACGGCTCGACCTACGAGGGCCAGTGGTCCGAGGGCGTGATCGAGGGCGAGGGCAAGGCCAGCTATGCCAACGGCATGGTCTATGAGGGGGGCTTTCGCAACGCGCGCAACGACGGGCAGGGGCGCATGTCCTATCCCGACGGCTATGTCTATTCCGGTGCCTGGAAGGACGGCCAGCGCCACGGCGAGGGGCAGGCCACTTATCCCGACGGCACGGTCTATACCGGCAGCTTCGTGGACGGGCTGCGCGAGGGCCAAGGCCGCCTGACCACGCCCGACGGGTTCATCTATGAAGGCGGCTGGAAGGCGGGAGAGATCGACGGCACCGGCGTCGCCACCTATGGCAACGGCGACCGGTACGAGGGCACCTTTGCTGCGGGCAAGCGCCAGGGGCAGGGCGTCATGCGCTATGCCACCGGCCAGATCGCGTCGGGCGAATGGCAGGACAACCGCCTGATCGAGGCCGACCAGGGATCGACCGACATGGCCCCCACCGAAGACGCGCCCGACCTGCCGGCCGAGGCCCCGTGA
- a CDS encoding GNAT family N-acetyltransferase translates to MTAFRRATAADLPAILALLADDPLGAGREDPADAARYRAAFDLIDADPAQLLAVAQDGDRVVGTLQLTFIPGLARGGALRGQIEAVRVARSHRGAGLGRAMMDWAIAECRARGCALVQLTTDRSRTDAHRFYDGLGFVPSHVGYKLALD, encoded by the coding sequence GTGACCGCGTTCCGCCGCGCCACCGCGGCCGACCTGCCCGCGATCCTTGCCCTGCTGGCCGACGATCCGCTGGGCGCAGGGCGAGAGGACCCGGCGGATGCCGCACGGTATCGTGCGGCCTTCGACCTGATCGACGCCGATCCGGCGCAGCTGCTGGCCGTGGCGCAGGACGGGGACCGGGTGGTCGGCACCCTGCAACTGACCTTCATCCCGGGGCTGGCGCGCGGCGGCGCGCTGCGTGGCCAGATCGAGGCGGTGCGTGTCGCCCGCAGCCATCGCGGCGCGGGCCTGGGCCGGGCGATGATGGACTGGGCCATCGCGGAATGCCGGGCACGGGGTTGCGCGCTGGTGCAGCTGACGACGGACCGGTCGCGCACGGATGCGCACCGGTTCTATGACGGGCTGGGGTTCGTCCCGTCACATGTCGGATACAAGCTGGCGCTGGACTAG
- a CDS encoding NAD+ synthase, whose translation MTDRFRLTIGQLNATVGDLDGNAARARDAWEQARDAGADMLALPEMFITGYQTQDLVLKPAFTAQAEDAIVALGTSLTGGPAIGIGGPWRDGGRLYNAWWVFRDGALVARVLKHHLPYKQLFDELRLFDSGPISGPYPVGAARIGSPICEDSWYPDVAETLAETGAEILVVPNGSPYHRDKLDLRMGHMVGRVVETGLPLVYVNMVGGQDDQLYDGASFVLNPGGHKVVQLPAFQEAVVHVDFTHGPDGWRAEPGVMELQPDAWEQDYHAMMLGLRDYLRKSGFRKVLLGMSGGIDSALVATIACDAIGPENVRCVMLPSEYTSQASLEDAADCATRLGARLDTVRIDGARDAVGDALAHLMEGTNPDITEENIQSRLRGVMLMALSNKFNEMLLTTGNKSEVAVGYATIYGDMAGGYNPIKDLYKTRVFETCRWRNANHRDWMMGAPGEVIPQRIITKPPSAELRPDQRDDDSLPPYEVLDAILDGLVEQDLSLADLVARGFDADTVRQVEKLLYVSEWKRYQAAPGPRISTRAFWLDRRYPLVNRWRDRL comes from the coding sequence ATGACCGACCGTTTCCGCCTGACCATCGGGCAGCTGAACGCCACCGTGGGCGACCTGGACGGCAATGCCGCCCGCGCGCGCGATGCCTGGGAACAGGCGCGCGATGCAGGCGCCGACATGCTGGCCCTGCCAGAGATGTTCATCACCGGATACCAGACCCAGGACCTGGTGCTGAAACCCGCCTTCACCGCCCAGGCCGAGGATGCGATCGTGGCGCTTGGCACATCGCTGACAGGCGGCCCCGCCATCGGCATCGGCGGGCCGTGGCGCGACGGCGGCCGTCTTTACAACGCGTGGTGGGTGTTCCGGGACGGGGCGCTGGTGGCGCGCGTGCTGAAGCATCACCTGCCCTACAAGCAGCTGTTCGACGAATTGCGCCTGTTCGACAGCGGCCCGATCAGCGGCCCCTATCCGGTGGGCGCGGCCCGCATCGGCAGCCCGATCTGCGAGGACAGCTGGTACCCGGACGTGGCCGAGACGCTGGCCGAGACCGGGGCCGAGATCCTGGTCGTGCCGAACGGCAGCCCCTATCACCGCGACAAGCTGGACCTGCGCATGGGCCACATGGTCGGCCGCGTGGTCGAGACGGGCCTACCCTTGGTCTATGTGAACATGGTCGGCGGCCAGGACGACCAGCTTTATGACGGGGCAAGCTTCGTGCTGAACCCCGGCGGCCACAAGGTCGTGCAGCTGCCCGCCTTCCAGGAGGCGGTGGTGCATGTCGACTTTACCCATGGCCCCGACGGCTGGCGCGCCGAACCGGGCGTGATGGAGCTCCAGCCCGACGCGTGGGAACAGGATTACCATGCGATGATGCTGGGCCTGCGCGACTATCTGCGCAAGTCGGGGTTCCGCAAGGTGCTGCTGGGCATGTCGGGGGGCATCGACAGCGCCCTGGTCGCCACCATCGCCTGCGACGCGATCGGGCCGGAAAACGTGCGCTGCGTGATGCTGCCGTCGGAATACACCTCCCAGGCCAGCCTGGAGGATGCGGCCGATTGCGCGACGCGGCTTGGCGCGCGGCTGGACACCGTGCGCATCGACGGGGCGCGCGACGCGGTGGGGGATGCGCTGGCGCATCTGATGGAGGGCACGAACCCCGACATCACCGAGGAGAACATCCAGTCCCGCCTGCGCGGCGTGATGCTGATGGCGCTGTCCAACAAGTTCAACGAGATGCTGCTGACCACCGGCAACAAGTCCGAGGTCGCGGTGGGCTATGCCACCATCTATGGCGACATGGCGGGCGGCTATAACCCGATCAAGGACCTCTACAAGACGCGGGTGTTCGAAACCTGCCGCTGGCGGAACGCCAACCATCGCGACTGGATGATGGGCGCGCCCGGAGAGGTCATCCCCCAGCGGATCATCACCAAGCCGCCGTCGGCCGAACTGCGCCCCGATCAGCGCGACGACGACAGCCTGCCGCCCTATGAGGTTCTGGACGCGATCCTGGACGGGCTGGTGGAACAGGATCTGTCGCTGGCCGATCTGGTGGCGCGGGGGTTCGATGCGGACACGGTGCGGCAGGTGGAAAAGCTGCTCTATGTCAGCGAATGGAAGCGGTATCAGGCCGCACCGGGGCCGCGCATCTCGACCCGCGCCTTCTGGCTGGACCGCCGCTATCCCCTGGTGAACCGCTGGCGCGACCGGCTGTAG